In a genomic window of Thunnus thynnus chromosome 16, fThuThy2.1, whole genome shotgun sequence:
- the erich1 gene encoding glutamate-rich protein 1 isoform X1 — translation MGRYKARLFNCHLIRVDMTHRKEVFQSKVLQKLYPAAPKLEKDPSLPHIVEALAKKTHEKRKASQADTANRDAGITQSAASPGRRMYTVLPPPSDYKTDSEKSVTLPQLENINSAENPAEESVHESNEDLDQDKEAEEQKRRRRRRKRKPNFHENSGKDVAPTMSETCIGQGQTPVDEGGERISRNKKRKLKKKRHKEKLLSMGLMPQASALEFTYQKDGEEEDERRAAEVSDFLRTTMEIYMSDTSLHVDKLPHLSGMVDDLLSSIASGNKPASLLKQLYSLKAFVQQKETDRLAKALEELYNNSSMSGDETTAVVSLFQYWITDILPLQGDKKTDFSTTHP, via the exons atgggACGTTACAAAGCTCGGTTATttaactg TCATCTAATACGTGTCGATATGACACACAGGAAAGAAG TATTTCAGTCAAAGGTACTCCAGAAGCTTTACCCTGCAGCTCCCAAATTGGAGAAGGATCCCAGCCTGCCACACATTGTTGAAGCTTTAGCCAAAAAAACccatgagaaaagaaaagcttCTCAAGCGGACACTGCTAACA GAGATGCAGGGATAACACAGAGTGCAGCCAGTCCAGGCAGGCGGATGTACACGGTCCTACCCCCTCCCTCAGACTACAAGACAGATTCAGAGAAATCCGTCACGCTTCCCCAGCTAGAAAACATAAATAGTGCCGAGAACCCAGCTG AGGAGAGCGTCCATGAGAGCAACGAAGATCTCGACCAAGATAAAGAAGCAGAGGAACagaaaagaaggaggagaagaaggaagaggaaaCCAAACTTTCATGAAAACTCAGGGAAAGATGTAGCACCTACAATGAGTGAGACCTGTATAGGTCAAGGTCAGACTCCTGTGGATGAGGGAGGGGAGCGCATTAGCAGGAACAAGAAAAGAAAGCTAAAGAAGAAACGGCACAAAGAAAAGCTGCTTTCCATGGGTCTAATGCCCCAGGCATCTGCCCTGGAGTTCACATACCAAAAagatggggaggaggaggatgagaggagagcTGCTGAGGTGTCAGACTTTCTCAGGACAACAATGGAAATCTATATGTCTGATA CCTCGTTGCATGTAGACAAGCTTCCTCACTTATCTGGGATGGTGGACGACCTTTTGAGCAGCATAGCCAGCGGAAACAAGCCCGCCTCTCTCCTAAAGCAGCTGTACAGTCTCAAGGCCTTTGTTCAAcagaaggagacagacagactagCAAAAGCACTGGAGGAGCTCTACAACAACTCCTCCATGTCTGGAG aCGAAACCACTGCGGTCGTTTCACTGTTCCAATACTGGATCACAGACATTCTTCCCTTGCAGGGAGACAAGAAGACAGATTTTTCTACAACACACCCATGA
- the erich1 gene encoding glutamate-rich protein 1 isoform X2 gives MTHRKEVFQSKVLQKLYPAAPKLEKDPSLPHIVEALAKKTHEKRKASQADTANRDAGITQSAASPGRRMYTVLPPPSDYKTDSEKSVTLPQLENINSAENPAEESVHESNEDLDQDKEAEEQKRRRRRRKRKPNFHENSGKDVAPTMSETCIGQGQTPVDEGGERISRNKKRKLKKKRHKEKLLSMGLMPQASALEFTYQKDGEEEDERRAAEVSDFLRTTMEIYMSDTSLHVDKLPHLSGMVDDLLSSIASGNKPASLLKQLYSLKAFVQQKETDRLAKALEELYNNSSMSGDETTAVVSLFQYWITDILPLQGDKKTDFSTTHP, from the exons ATGACACACAGGAAAGAAG TATTTCAGTCAAAGGTACTCCAGAAGCTTTACCCTGCAGCTCCCAAATTGGAGAAGGATCCCAGCCTGCCACACATTGTTGAAGCTTTAGCCAAAAAAACccatgagaaaagaaaagcttCTCAAGCGGACACTGCTAACA GAGATGCAGGGATAACACAGAGTGCAGCCAGTCCAGGCAGGCGGATGTACACGGTCCTACCCCCTCCCTCAGACTACAAGACAGATTCAGAGAAATCCGTCACGCTTCCCCAGCTAGAAAACATAAATAGTGCCGAGAACCCAGCTG AGGAGAGCGTCCATGAGAGCAACGAAGATCTCGACCAAGATAAAGAAGCAGAGGAACagaaaagaaggaggagaagaaggaagaggaaaCCAAACTTTCATGAAAACTCAGGGAAAGATGTAGCACCTACAATGAGTGAGACCTGTATAGGTCAAGGTCAGACTCCTGTGGATGAGGGAGGGGAGCGCATTAGCAGGAACAAGAAAAGAAAGCTAAAGAAGAAACGGCACAAAGAAAAGCTGCTTTCCATGGGTCTAATGCCCCAGGCATCTGCCCTGGAGTTCACATACCAAAAagatggggaggaggaggatgagaggagagcTGCTGAGGTGTCAGACTTTCTCAGGACAACAATGGAAATCTATATGTCTGATA CCTCGTTGCATGTAGACAAGCTTCCTCACTTATCTGGGATGGTGGACGACCTTTTGAGCAGCATAGCCAGCGGAAACAAGCCCGCCTCTCTCCTAAAGCAGCTGTACAGTCTCAAGGCCTTTGTTCAAcagaaggagacagacagactagCAAAAGCACTGGAGGAGCTCTACAACAACTCCTCCATGTCTGGAG aCGAAACCACTGCGGTCGTTTCACTGTTCCAATACTGGATCACAGACATTCTTCCCTTGCAGGGAGACAAGAAGACAGATTTTTCTACAACACACCCATGA
- the zgc:193593 gene encoding uncharacterized protein zgc:193593 — MFFRIPRLTPGYIRFLQTQAYHNVPVTPPAENTMPGMAMLLGAMGIGMCGYSSRQLALHHRPSTRVLQWVGTHTDASMVGTAAHRTPLLDDTRRAGAHQEIPPPSFVGHKFP, encoded by the exons atgtttttcagaatCCCAAGACTGACTCCAGGATACATCAGATTTCTGCAG ACTCAAGCCTACCATAATGTTCCTGTGACGCCTCCAGCTGAGAACACCATGCCTGGTATGGCAATGCTGCTGGGGGCCATGGGGATCGGGATGTGTGGCTACAGCTCCAGGCAGTTGGCCCTCCACCACCGGCCCTCCACCCGTGTGCTGCAGTGGGTTGGCACACACACTGACGCCAGCATGGTGGGCACAGCTGCTCACAGGACCCCCTTACTGGATGATACTCGTCGGGCTGGTGCCCACCAGGAGATCCCACCTCCCTCCTTTGTGGGACACAAGTTCCCTTAA
- the si:ch211-195o20.7 gene encoding cytospin-A has product MGNFSSKDSHGPTGAHVDSFHTPPSSPQNDLPAVPQLFPPTSPQPSSAAPISSPPPVPVLTSSGKKSQPSTTPTSPVPPPDWRPHSPVSSNSSTIGPGVSPVHDKPGSTVAVKGQVALGRNGAPPTSTPRTPVTQGKCVAVSPTKSPSSPSSSLPIVRSSSKQNWRERDSGLSQSLLPGQEAGDSQDEEVEKLLEECRTTLGITASQDGATNTAEILKCLLTEVKSLKSTLQTERGEWLQFQADLQVAVSVADRLRAEAEEELTALRTAQKDVERELAAAQQRQKEADMQLVTLRGELTESRQRLATLTQTQGKTDIQAPCQELEKLNGEPNNSKEGNQRGREREVYRLGREALQSGSQNEGMKNVVSEEARTDCKGVTKRCLRNVTNEDRSAEEVRSSETRRTVTTERSRSLSRLPASSDPPTLQNGTSQSNTATTAGSTNKNVGQVRGRRSLDWQDSRPNTDTGKREESLNKYNSALTELPPTKSQDGFNLLLRRHGGSKRNSLLRWCQSRTQGYKNIDITNFSSSWADGLAFCAVYHTYLPSHIPYSTLSLENKRENLSLAFKTGETVGIAQSLTVVEMLRAGGPDWQRVLSYVESMYRHFEM; this is encoded by the exons ATGGGCAACTTTTCCAGCAAGGACAGCCATGGACCCACAG ggGCCCATGTGGATAGTTTCCACACTCCTCCTAGTTCTCCACAGAATGACCTGCCTGCTGTCCCCCAACTCTTCCCCCCTACCTCACCTCAACCTTCCTCTGCGGCCCCGATTTCATCCCCACCTCCAGTCCCTGTCCTCACATCCAGCGGGAAGAAATCGCAGCCAAGCACCACCCCAACCTCTCCCGTTCCCCCTCCTGATTGGAGGCCTCATTCACCAGTCAGCTCAAACAGCTCCACGATTGGTCCAGGAGTTAGCCCAGTGCACGACAAGCCAGGAAGTACTGTGGCAGTGAAAGGACAAGTTGCTCTTGGGAGGAATGGGGCTCCTCCTACCTCTACCCCTCGGACTCCAGTCACCCAGGGGAAGTGTGTGGCTGTAAGCCCCACAAAGAGCCCCTCTTCTCCAAGTAGTTCCTTACCTATTGTGCGTAGCTCTTCCAAGCAGAACTGGAGAGAAAGGGACAGTGGTCTCAGTCAGTCTCTGCTGCCGGGTCAAGAGGCTGGGGACAGCCAGgatgaggaggtggagaagCTGCTGGAAGAGTGTAGGACAACACTGGGTATCACAGCCAGTCAGGATGGAGCCACAAACACAGCAG AGATACTGAAGTGTCTACTGACAGAAGTGAAGAGTCTGAAGAGTACTTTACAG ACGGAGCGTGGGGAGTGGTTGCAGTTCCAGGCTGACCTACAGGTGGCGGTGTCAGTTGCTGACCGTCTACGAGCCGAGGCTGAAGAAGAGTTGACTGCGCTCCGAACGGCCCAAAAGGACGTTGAGAGGGAACTGGCTGCTGCccagcagagacagaaggaggCTGATATGCAGCTGGTCACCCTGAGAGGGGAATTGACGGAGAGCAGACAGAGACTGGCTACTCTGACCCAGACTCAAGGCAAAACTGACATCCAGGCTCCATGTCAGGAACTAGAGAAGCTCAACGGCGAACCAAATAACAGCAAAGAAGGGAACCAGAGGGGCAGGGAGAGGGAGGTGTACAGGTTGGGACGAGAGGCGTTGCAAAGTGGGAGTCAGAATGAGGGGATGAAGAATGTCGTCAGCGAGGAGGCCAGAACAGACTGTAAGGGTGTGACTAAACGTTGCCTGAGAAATGTGACCAATGAGGATAGGAGTGCAGAGGAGGTGCGGTCTAGTGAGACACGAAGGACGGTGACCACAGAGAGGTCAAG AAGCCTGTCCAGATTACCCGCATCCTCAGACCCCCCCACATTGCAGAATGGAACCTCCCAGTCCAACACTGCCACAACAGCTGGATCTACAAACAAG aaTGTGGGGCAAGTTAGAGGGCGAAGAAGTCTGGATTGGCAAGACAGCAGGCCAAACACtgatacag GAAAACGTGAGGAGTCTTTAAACAAGTACAACTCTGCCCTCACTGAGCTGCCGCCAACCAA GTCCCAGGATGGTTTCAACCTGCTGCTGCGTCGCCATGGAGGCTCAAAGAGAAACTCGCTGCTACGCTGGTGTCAGAGCCGAACCCAAGGCTATAAG AATATTGACATTACCaacttcagcagcagctgggCGGATGGTCTTGCATTTTGTGCTGTCTACCACACCTACCTCCCCTCACACATCCCTTACAGCACCCTTAGTCTCGAGAACAAG AGAGAGAATCTCAGTCTGGCATTCAAAACAGGAGAGACTGTTGGGATTGCACAATCTCTG ACTGTAGTGGAGATGCTGAGAGCAGGCGGTCCTGACTGGCAAAGGGTCCTGAGCTACGTCGAGAGCATGTACCGTCACTTTGAGATGTGA